GCGACGACCAATTCGATTTCATAGTGGTAGTTGTTCGTCTCGTTGGGGTAAGCCAGTTCGAGTGTGTGACCGTATTGCACGGGAACGACGGTGTCGGTTGGCTTACAGAAGAAGAACGGAGGGTCGCGGTCAGGATCAAACCCCATCTCACGCGCGTGCGCTGCGTAGTTGCGACCGACGCAGTACACGCGGCGAACAGGGAATGTGTCATCGCTACCATGGATTGCGAGTGCAGTAACTGCTTGTGGAGCTACAACGTATGTCATGAAATACCTCTGGGGGATAAGGTCAACGAGATTCGCGCAAAAGGCCAAGGGCCTCTTGCACAGGACGGTCAGAGAAGCTGAAGAACACGCATTCGGACTGCGTCGTAAAGGACACAGGAATCCAGCTGGGCACTACGAAAATGTCTTTCGGTTCGAACGTGAACGTCTGCTCACCAATCTGAACCGAGCCCTGCCCCTCTACTACGGAATAGACAGTTGCATCGGTGCTTCGGGCCGCTTGGCCTTTAAACCCTGCAGGCAGCAACTGGAGGAAGGTCGCGATTGTGGGCATGGCCCACCCGCCCGTCAGCGGGTTGATGTAACGCAGCTTCACACCTTCGCAGAGATCAATCGCCTCGTGGCGCAACAGTGTGTCAAGCGCTTCACGGCTTCGGGCATAGGGATAGTTAAATAGCGGCGAAGTGCGGCCATTCACGGTATGCCGGACGGGCGACATGTTGTGCCCGAATCGCGCTGGGCTGTTCCCTTCTGGCCTAGTCAATGGCTGAGCGGCGAGATCATGGTTTTCTGCAAACCCCGCACTGAAGAAGCGCACCATTGGGATGTCCAGGCCATCCAGCCACACCACAGGCTCTCCTCCCTGGGCTTGGGGGCGATTGCCATGGTCATGCCATGTCCACGAAGGTGT
This genomic stretch from Pseudomonas synxantha BG33R harbors:
- the gtdA gene encoding gentisate 1,2-dioxygenase — translated: MNNNTQQTRADFYQRIDKHHLFPLWEQLHNLVPHQPADVCQPAMWRYSELRPFLHEAGELITAEEAVRRVLVLENPSIRGRASITSSLYAGLQMILPGEIAPSHRHTQSALRFVVEGRGAFTSVDGERTAMVPGDFIITPSWTWHDHGNRPQAQGGEPVVWLDGLDIPMVRFFSAGFAENHDLAAQPLTRPEGNSPARFGHNMSPVRHTVNGRTSPLFNYPYARSREALDTLLRHEAIDLCEGVKLRYINPLTGGWAMPTIATFLQLLPAGFKGQAARSTDATVYSVVEGQGSVQIGEQTFTFEPKDIFVVPSWIPVSFTTQSECVFFSFSDRPVQEALGLLRESR